The Deinococcus reticulitermitis genome segment GCGCTCGCTGGGGCTCGGGGCCGAGTGGCAGGGCCTGATCAACGCGCTGCCGGCGGTCACGATGGGCCTGCTCAGCCTGCCCGCCGTGGCGCTCGCGCGGCGCATCAGCAACGCGCATACCCTCAAGCTCGGGGCGCTGCTCGGCGCGGTGGGGACCGGCATCCTCGCGCTCTCGCCCGGCGTGGGGCTCGCGCTCCTCGGCGTGACGGTCCAGGGCGCGGGCGCGGCGCTGATCATGGTGGCCTCGTCGCCCTTCATGGCGAACAACACCGGCGAGCACAACCGCGTGACCCTGTTCAGCCTGCAAAACGCCCTGATGACCGGCGCGGGCTTCCTCGGGAACCTGCTCGGCGGGCAGGTGCCGCAGCTCTACGCCGCGAGCACCGGCACCGAGGCCGACGGAGTCGGAGCGCTGCGGGCCGCGCTGCTCGTGGCGACCGGGTTCCAGGCGCTGGGGCTGGTGCCGGTGCTGTTTTTGCGCCCGACGGGGAAAACCAGACCGGACGGCCAGCGCTCCTTCGCGGTGCGCGACAAGGCGACGATGGCGCGGCTGGTGCTGCCCAACGTGCTCGTCGGCCTGGGCGCGGGCGCCACGATTCCCTTCCTGAACGTGTATATCGAGGGCCGCTTCAAGGTGAGTTACGCGAGCCTGGGCCACCTGTTCGCCTGGACCAGCCTGGCGACCGCCGTAACGGTGCTGATTCAGCCCGCCCTCGTGCGCTGGCTCGGGCAACTGCGGGCGGTGCTGCTCGTGCAGGCGGGAAGCCTGCCTTTTCTCGCGCTGCTGGGGTTCGCGCCGCAGCTGTGGATGGTGACGGCCGCGCTCTTTACGCGGGGCGCCCTGATGAACGCGGCGGGGCCGGTGTACAGCGCCTACGCGATGACTGTGCTGCCCGAGGAAGACCGCCCGATGTACTCGGCCGTCAACATCATCGCCTGGAATGTGGGCTGGGCGGTGAGCAGTGTTCTCTCGGGGCTGGTGCGCGGCGCGCTGCCCTTCGATACGGCCTTCAATGCGCTGTTTGGCTGGACGCTGGCAATGTACGTGGGCAATATCCTGACGATTTACTTCGGCCTCTACCGCCGCGAGCAGCGCCTCGCCGCCGCCCCCTCAGCGCTGCCGGCGCAGAAGTGAAGGTGAGGCGCAACCGAGACGCGCGGGGTAGACTGCGTGGCGATGAGTGAGCTGACCCCCTTGCAGCGCCTGCACCGTATTCAGGCCATAGACCTGAATCTTGACCGACTGCGAGCCGAGGAGGGCAACTTCCCAGGAGAGCTGCGCCAGGCCCGCGCCGAGCAGGATCAGCTGAACAACGACCTCGAAGACACCGAAATCACCCTGGAAGGCATCGAGAAGCGGGTCCGCCAGCAGGAACTTGACCTCGCCGGCGTGCGCGAGCAGGTGACGCGCGCCCGCGAGGAGCAGGAAAAAAGCGCTTTCGATGCCCGCGCCCAGAGCCAGTACGGCAGCCGCATCCAGCAGCTCGAGGAGCGCGCCGAGGAGATGGAAGAAGACCTCGTTCCGCTGCGCGAGCGGGCCCGCGAACTGGGTGAAAAAGCCGCTGGCCTGCGCGAACAGCACCGCGCCCTGCGCCCACGCCTCAGCGAGTTGGAAGGCGCCGACGAGCAGCGCGTGCAGGAGTTGCGCGACCAGGGTGAAGGCGAGCGCCAGGAACGCGCCGAACTTGCCTCGCAACTTGACGGCCGCACCCTCAAGGAATACGACCTGATCCGCAAGGCCAAAAAGGGCGTGGGCCTGGCTGAGGTCAAGGGCGGGCGCTGCTCAGCGTGCAACGTGGTGCTGCCAGTCAACGTGCAGCAGAAAGTCGCCCAGAGCAAACTGCCTCCGGTCAAATGCCCGTCGTGCGGGCGCTTCCTGATCCGGCTCGACGTGTAGCGGCGTGTAAGCCACAAAGAGCGAGGCGCCATAATGCGCCTCGCTCTTTTCAGTTTTTTTCGCTTCCGCTTACCCCTGGTGCGGCCCACCGGGGTCCCCGGCTGGGGCAGGAGAAGTTGCCCGCGGAATCACAGCGGAGGCCGCGACCGGGGTGGCCGGACCCTGCTGCACCTGGGGCTGCGCGGCGATGACCTGCACCGGGGTGGGAGCTGCGCTCTGCACGTCACCACGCATCGTGCCCTCAAATTCTTCCTTGAGGCCCTGGGTGCTGCGCCTGAACTCACGCAGTCCCGCGCCGAGGCTCTTGCCAAGTTCGGGCAATTTGCGCGGTCCGAACACGAGCAGGGCGACAAGCAGAATCATCAGGATCTCACCGGCTCCGAGACTTGGCATCCTTGACCTCCCTCCGCCGGGAGACGCGATCAACGGCTCTGGGCCGCCGGCCACACCCGGCTTCTCACCGCGTAAGTCTACGCCCACCGGCCACCACCTTGCTCTGTGACAGGTGAGATGACCTTCAGTCCGCCGCCGCTTTCCCTGACTCCGGCGAAGGGACGGGCAACCGGCGTAGCGTCACGCCAGCAGCGGTCAGGCCATCGCTGCCCCGGCGCCCAGATTGATCCTCGCCGGCAGCGCCGCCACACCGACCGCGCCCGGGCCCGTGTTGGCGTTGATACCGGTCCCGAATGGGCGCACCCCGAGGTCCTTGGCATGCAGGTAACCGAGCTGCGCCCGCAGGTCCTCGGCCCCCGCCTCCCCGCCGGCGGCGTACAG includes the following:
- a CDS encoding Sec-independent protein translocase subunit TatA/TatB yields the protein MPSLGAGEILMILLVALLVFGPRKLPELGKSLGAGLREFRRSTQGLKEEFEGTMRGDVQSAAPTPVQVIAAQPQVQQGPATPVAASAVIPRATSPAPAGDPGGPHQG
- a CDS encoding MFS transporter, encoding MTWRFSRQIWLFLTAVFSFGLAQAFASLFLNFYLRSLGLGAEWQGLINALPAVTMGLLSLPAVALARRISNAHTLKLGALLGAVGTGILALSPGVGLALLGVTVQGAGAALIMVASSPFMANNTGEHNRVTLFSLQNALMTGAGFLGNLLGGQVPQLYAASTGTEADGVGALRAALLVATGFQALGLVPVLFLRPTGKTRPDGQRSFAVRDKATMARLVLPNVLVGLGAGATIPFLNVYIEGRFKVSYASLGHLFAWTSLATAVTVLIQPALVRWLGQLRAVLLVQAGSLPFLALLGFAPQLWMVTAALFTRGALMNAAGPVYSAYAMTVLPEEDRPMYSAVNIIAWNVGWAVSSVLSGLVRGALPFDTAFNALFGWTLAMYVGNILTIYFGLYRREQRLAAAPSALPAQK
- a CDS encoding zinc ribbon domain-containing protein, giving the protein MSELTPLQRLHRIQAIDLNLDRLRAEEGNFPGELRQARAEQDQLNNDLEDTEITLEGIEKRVRQQELDLAGVREQVTRAREEQEKSAFDARAQSQYGSRIQQLEERAEEMEEDLVPLRERARELGEKAAGLREQHRALRPRLSELEGADEQRVQELRDQGEGERQERAELASQLDGRTLKEYDLIRKAKKGVGLAEVKGGRCSACNVVLPVNVQQKVAQSKLPPVKCPSCGRFLIRLDV